A region of the Candidatus Uhrbacteria bacterium genome:
ATGCAGCGAGGCGCTATCATGAAACGATGACAGGCTCGCGCGGAATTGATGCCGATGTTGCCCGCCGTGTATCGGTTCTTTTGGCAGAGGAGGCCGATTGACGAATCGGCGGTTTTCACGTACCCTTGGGCCACATTCGGGGATCGTCTAATGGTAGGACAGCAGCCTTTGAAGCTGTGAATCTTGGTTCGATCCCAAGTCCCCGAGCCATCAAAACCCGCGTCGAAAGGCGCGGGTTTTGTGTTTGGTGGAAGTGGGTTAGGATTGATTTTGTGACGATGATTCTAATCAAGACCTTGTACAAAATCGGCGATGTTGTTCCGGAAGACGGAATGTATTTATGCGTGCCTTGTAGCTTTGTTCAAGAATTTAAAGCGGGTGAGTTGTTTACGACATGCATCGCGTGTTACGCGGGGACATCTATGGGGCCGGAAGATTATACGGAAGAACACGTTGATTTTTGGGAGAAGTTTGCCTAAGGTTTAATTTGATTTTTGCAGAGATACCGCATCCAATCGTTTTGGCCATTCGCCACGCTCGCAAAGAGATTCTAATCGATCGCCAAGCGTGAGTTTATCGCCATCGTGTTTTACGAGATTGAATTCCGATGGGCAGTCATTGATGCTTGGCGTGAGTCCGGTGCAGCCGGTTTTATTGATGACGGTTGTGACGTCGGGTTCCCAGGTTGTGTTGCCGCATCGATATTGTTCAAATACTTGGGCTGTCTCCATCGAGAATGCTGTTAGGTGGAGTTCTTTGCGGATGAATTCTGCGTGTGAGGCGCCTTCAACTTCCTCGGATGGATCACCGATTTCATAAACACCAACTGTTTGTAAGCTATAGGCTTTCTTTTCACATATCGCATCAGAAAAGAATGTCTGTTCCAGGACCCAGTTGTTTGGCGTGAGTTGGAGACGGCGTTTGGTTGAGGCTTGGTCGCCAGTAGATGAAACGAGCTGTTCACATCCACCGCTGACCCAGTCACCTCGAATGTCGGGGCGATTTTGAGCATTTTGCCAAAGCATACCGATGACGATCAGGATGAGAATTCCTGTGATGCCGGCAAAGGCGGCTGGAGGCAGCGATGCGGGTTTGCGTTCCATAGAATTGCCCCGAGTATACATCGGATGTAGGCTCTTGGAACTATGGTTCCAGCCTTATCTGTCAATCACATCGGAAAAACCTTTAAACTACAGACAGGTGCCGATTTTCAAGCCTTGAATGATGTTTCTCTGGAGATCAAGGCCGGAACGATTCATGGATTGCTTGGTCCAAATGGAGCAGGTAAGTCGACGTTGATCAACTTGATTAGCGGCGTGATGGCTCCTGATTCCGGATCGATTTTGATCGAGGGTGTGGATGTCATGAAAGAGTCCGAGCGATCCAAACAGCTGATCGGTATTGTTCCGCAGGAAGTCGTCATCGAGATGGCTTTTACGGTACGAGAAGTGCTTTGGTTTTTTGCGGGTATGTATGGCGTGCCAGCAGCCGAGCGCGGACCACGTATCGAGAATGCGCTTAAAGATCTCGATTTGATTGATAAGGCTGATGAACGCGCTCGTAGCTTGTCGGGCGGTATGAAGCGCCGGTTGATGATTGCAAAAGCGATCATGCATAAGCCAAAGCTTTTGATTCTTGATGAGCCTACGGCCGGTGTTGATGTCGCGCTAAGACAAAAAATTTGGGAATTGGTGCGTCGATTAAATAAAGAGGGGACAACGATTTTGTTTACGACGCATTACTTGGAAGAGGCCGAGCAGCTTTGCGAGAATGTGACCTTGATTAATCATGGGCGGATTATTAAAGGGGGCTCGGTGAAGGAGTTATTGCGCGAGTCATCGCGTAATATGATTTCTTTTGAGTTGTTCAAACGTGATGTCGAACATTTACCGGGTGTGATCGTTGAAGGGACGGAGTATCGATATCCGATGAAAGACTTGGAGGCAGATGTGCATGCGCTGACAAACTTTTACGGTGGAAATTTGAAATCGATTCGTACAGAAGCTGTTTCGCTTGAGCAGGTCTTTTTGGAAGTAACCAAAGGTTAATATGAATCTGACTTACATGTGGGCTGTGTATGCGCGGGAACTCATGCGTTTCCGTAAGCTTTGGATGGATACATTGTTTACACCGATTGTTTCCATGGGTTTGTATTTGGCTGTGTTTGGTGTGGTCTCTTCCGGGCAGCAGGTTGGAGGTATTGAATATCTCGCATTTGTTTATACGGGATTGCTGACGATGACGATGGTGAACTCGAGTTTCTCGAATCCGGCCTTTGCCTTGGTTATCGCGAGAAATATGGGGACACTGATTGATTTGCAAATGGCGCCGATCGCTCCTTGGCGTATCGGATTGGCTTACTCGATGGCGGCACTTACGCGCGGTTTGATTACGCTCGCTGTTGGTATTACGGCGACCATATGGTTTGTGCCGCTGCGTTCCATCGCCCATCCGCTTTTGCTGCTTCTTGCCTTGGTTTCCACGGGTCTCTTGTTTGGGTTTCTCGGCGTTATTTTTGGAATGCGCGCCAAGAATTTTGAAGCGCTTACCTTTGTGACGAGCTTCGTGTTACAGCCGATGATCTTTTTGGCCGGCGTGTTTTATCCGATCGCGCAGCTACCGGGTATTTGGGCGACGATTTCCCAATTTAATCCGATGCATCATGTTGTGAATTTGGTGCGATTTTCTGCAACGGGTTACTCCGATGCATCGCCGATGCTTTCTTTTGGTATCGTCATCGGAGCAACATTGATTGCGGGAGTTGCGATGCATTTTGTCACGCAGAAAAGCTTGAAAGCATGACGCCGATTCCATACGAATTGAAACGTCGGAGAGGTCAGCGTTCTATCCGGGTGAGCGTTCATCCTGGCGGACGTATTTTGGTTTCTACGGGGTTGATGATGCCAGTGGGGGAGATTGAGAGATATTTGATGCGTAAACAGGAGTGGATCGTGCAGGCTGTGGCCAAGATGAGTGCTTGGCAGCCTGGCTTGTTAGCCAAGCGCGATCCTGAGGATTATCGAGTCTATAAAAAGGAAGCGTTGCGGATGATAGAAGATCGTATTAGTCACTTCAATAAAATATATCAG
Encoded here:
- a CDS encoding ABC transporter ATP-binding protein; its protein translation is MVPALSVNHIGKTFKLQTGADFQALNDVSLEIKAGTIHGLLGPNGAGKSTLINLISGVMAPDSGSILIEGVDVMKESERSKQLIGIVPQEVVIEMAFTVREVLWFFAGMYGVPAAERGPRIENALKDLDLIDKADERARSLSGGMKRRLMIAKAIMHKPKLLILDEPTAGVDVALRQKIWELVRRLNKEGTTILFTTHYLEEAEQLCENVTLINHGRIIKGGSVKELLRESSRNMISFELFKRDVEHLPGVIVEGTEYRYPMKDLEADVHALTNFYGGNLKSIRTEAVSLEQVFLEVTKG
- a CDS encoding ABC transporter permease, with translation MNLTYMWAVYARELMRFRKLWMDTLFTPIVSMGLYLAVFGVVSSGQQVGGIEYLAFVYTGLLTMTMVNSSFSNPAFALVIARNMGTLIDLQMAPIAPWRIGLAYSMAALTRGLITLAVGITATIWFVPLRSIAHPLLLLLALVSTGLLFGFLGVIFGMRAKNFEALTFVTSFVLQPMIFLAGVFYPIAQLPGIWATISQFNPMHHVVNLVRFSATGYSDASPMLSFGIVIGATLIAGVAMHFVTQKSLKA
- a CDS encoding DUF45 domain-containing protein: MTPIPYELKRRRGQRSIRVSVHPGGRILVSTGLMMPVGEIERYLMRKQEWIVQAVAKMSAWQPGLLAKRDPEDYRVYKKEALRMIEDRISHFNKIYQHRFTGVSVKNHRHLWGSCSRQGRLNFNYKLIHLPQELADYVIVHELCHLAVFNHSKAFWMEVERAIPDWKKRRLALRKAGNGTLG